A window of Candidatus Omnitrophota bacterium genomic DNA:
TAGCCGAAAGGCACGCGGAGCCGGCCTTCCTCATTAAAGCGCACCTGGCACACTCCGCGCTTGCCGGGCCGCATCTTGCAACGGTGGCCGCAGGCAACGCACTGCAGGGAGCCGGCGTCCAGGGGGAGGGTCAAGGCGTTGGATGATTTGGTGTATCGGTCTAACATAGTTGCCTTGCTGTCATCCAGAGAATCCGCCATAAGTTATGGCGGAGACCTGGGGAGCTGTACAGGACACAGATTGCTTCGTCGCTGCGCTCCTCGCAATGACGACGGTTACGCCCGCAATGGCAGACTGTGGTTTCAGACACCCTTGATTCTACCACTCGCAGAAACGGTGGCCAGGCCGGGCAAAGACTGCTAATCTGTTTACCGGTGTACCACCACTTTGATAGCCGGGGGGCCGGGGATGGCTATCTCCAGAGAACAACTCATTCAAGCAGCTGTGCAGCGCGGTTTGGTCAAAGCCCAACGCGTTAAGGAACTCGAGGGCATTTCCCGCAGATCCGAAGACGACCTGCTGGACCAGATCATCAATCATGAACGCATTCCCATTGCCGCCTTCTACCAAGCCTTTGCCGAGACGCGGCAACTTCCTTACATAAACCTTGCTACGGTCGTACCGTCTGAAACGCTTTGCAGCCGTGTACCCAGTGCCTTTTTGAGCCAGTACATGATCCTTCCCATCGGTGAACACGCAGGAAAGATCCTTGTGGCCATGGCTGATCCGGATGAAGCGCAGGCCATCAGCAGCCTGGAACAAACCCTGGGGCAGAAGATCGCGATCGGCATTGCAGAACCGATGGCTATTTCCACCATCCTGACGCGCCTGAGTTTTGCGGAAGGCGAAGTGCCCAGGACTTCTGTCACGGTCGAGCCCGAGTCCGACTCCGTTGAACAGCTCAATCAGATTCTCAAGGAAGCGCACTTGCGCCGCGCTTCGGATATCCATCTGGAGCCTCAAGAAGAGGGGCTTCGCGTGCGCCTGCGCGTCGACGGCGGCCTGCAGGAAATTATGTCGGGGCTTAATTCCAGCCAAGCGTTAAGCCTTATTTCGCGCATCAAAGTTTTGGCGGAAATGGATATTGCCGAGCAACGCATCCCCCAGGACGGCGGATTCACAGTCAAGCCTCCCATCCCAAAAGCCGAGCGCATGGACATGCGTGTAGCCACCGCGCCTTCCCGCTGGGGCGAACGCGTCACCTTACGTGTACGCAACAAGGCGGACAAGAATCTCACCCTCGATACCTTGGGTATGTCGTCCGCAACCTTGGCCCGGTTTCATTCGGCAATTCATCGTCCCTTTGGCATGGCACTGATGACCGGGCCTACGGGAAGCGGCAAGACTACCACCCTGTATGCGGCCATCAACGAAATCAACCGTCCAAATTTGAACATACTCACAGCAGAAGATCCGGTGGAAAGCATTATTCCCGGGGCCACACAGGTCCCGGTAGGCACGAGCGGCAAAGTGGACTTTGCCGGAGCCTTGCGCGCCTTGCTGCGGCACGATCCGGATGTGTTGATGGTAGGTGAGATCCGCGACTTGGAAACCGCAGACGTGGCCTTCAAGGCAGCTCTTTCCGGACACATGGTCTTCTCCAGCCTGCATTCCAACACGGCATCTGTGGCGATTGCGCGGCTCACGGATATCGGGTGCGAACCCTATTTGATCGGCGCGACCTTAGCAGTAGTCATGGCCCATCGCCTGGTGCGCCGACTATGTGTCGAATGCAAAGTCGCGCGCACAGCCGGCCGCGAAGAGTCGATACTGCTCGGCAACGAAGGGGCCCCTGTTCAAGTCTATTCGCCTAAGGGATGCTCCCACTGTTTAGGCACGGGATTTAAGGGAAGGGTCGGAATGTACGAGGCCCTTTGGGTGGATGAAGCCGTAGCAGCCACGATTACCAAGGGCGGCTCCCCCCATGAGATTGAAGAGGCGGCCGGCAGCAACCTGACGCCGTTGCGCGAGGATGCGCGCGCAAAAGTATTGGAAGGCGTGACGAGTCTGGAAGAGGTAATGACCGTCGCGATCTTATAGCTGATACCGCGAAAACTCTTCATTAAAGCTTAAGCTCCGCATATCCTTCATGCGGTCCAGGTAAACCATCCCCTGCAAGTGATCCCATTCATGTTGAATAACGCGCGCGTGGAATCCTTCAGCCTCAAGAGTTTGCGGCGAGCCTTCGCGATCCAAGTACTTGACTGTGATGCGCTCCCAACGAGGAACCTCACCCCGCAACCCGGGAACACTCAGGCAGCCTTCCCAATCCAAGACTTGCCCTCCACTCGTGCCTGCGAGCTGCGGGTTAATCATAAAGGTGAGCGGCACGATCTCTTCCGTCTTGCCGTACCGCTCGTTGTAGGTCTTCACTTCCAGGACCGCCACCTGTAAGGGCACGTGCACCTGCGGCGCGGCGAGACCCACGCCGTTGTATTCACGCATGGTCTCAACCATTTCCACGAGAAATCGCTGGAAGTCCGGAGTGCCAATCAGCTCCGGATCCACTTCCTTGGCGATTTCCCTTAAAACAGGATGGCCAATTCTGGAAATCTTCAGTATATTTGCCATACAGTGCCTCCGCCGTCATTGTGCGCGCAACTCACTCCGTCCTTGCGAGGAGCAAGGCGACGAAGCAATCTGTGTCCCACAAAGATGGCAACGCTTCGCTCGCCATGACCAACTGAGTTATTCGATTACGGTCACCTTCTCCATCACCACATCATCCGCCGGTTTGTCGCGCGCATCGCGCTGCACGTTGGAGATGGCTTCCACCACATCTATTCCTTCGACCACGTATCCAAAAACACTGTGATGATCGTCCAGCCAAGGCGTGGGTACCGTTGTAATGAAGAACTGGCTGCCGTTGGTATTGGGGCCGCTATTGGCCATAGAAAGCACACCCGGTTTGTCATGGCGCAGCCTGGGGGAGAATTCATCCTCAAACTGGTAGCCCGGGCCGCCCGTACCCGTACCGGTGGGGTCCCCGCCCTGGATCATAAACCTTGGAATGACGCGATGAAAAATAATCCCGTCGTAGAATCCGTCCTTGCTGAGCTTCACAAAATTAGCGACTGTATTCGGCGCTTCGTCCGCCCGAAGCTCAATGACAATCGTACCCAAGTTTGTTTCAATTTTGGCCTGTGGATTCTTCCCGGCCGCAGAACTATCTGGCATAACTCCTCCCAACATGCTAAGGCTAAGAACACTGATCGACAGGAACCTAAGAAATCGCAACTCTTCCCTCCTCCGCTGTGCACGCGTACTCCGTACGATCCACGAGCCCGGCCTTTTCGAACGCCGTGCGCCGTTCCCCGCACTTCTGACAAACTCCGCAGTGAATAAAACCCTCGGGGTCAATACAAGAAAATGTCCATTCCAGCGGCATGCCCGGCGCGGATTGAATTGCCGAGACCTTGGAAGATTCCGCCAAGGGAGTATGAATGCGGATGGTATTCTCCAGACCCGTTTCACTCACCTGCTCCAGGGCCCTAAAGAACGGCATGCGGCTATCCGCAAAAGGATTGCCCCTGAGGATACCCAAGGCCACATTCCCGATTCCCTGCAACTGGCAAAAGACCAAGGCCTTGGACAAAAGCAGCAGATTCCGGCCGGGCAAAAACACGCTTTCGTCAGGATCTGCAGCGGCAGGCACAGGGCCGTTGTTCAGACTCCAATGCGGCGGATACAAATCCGAGACATCCAGGGTGAGCACCCGAAGCGGCTCAATGAAACTCGTGCCGAGCCGGGGGCCCAAGGCTCTCAATAAGCGTCCGAGCCAATATTGCTCAGCCGCTTCCCAGCGCGCCCCTGTGGCCACATAGAGAGGATAGATTCTTTTAAAGCGTTGGGACAATTGGGATAACAGCACACCCGAGTCCAGCCCCCCGCTCACAAGAACGCAAACCGAATCCAAGACCTTGTGGGGCGTGGCATTGCGAACCATAGAGCATCAGCCTAACAAAGCGCCCCACCCCAAGTCAATCAGTGCCAGGCACTGGTGCCTGGCACCGGTGCCTGGCACCGGGGAAGGGTTTGCGGGGGATCTCGGAACCGATATATACTATTAGCCTTATGTACCGCGTAACCAAAGAAATCAATTTCTGTTACGGGCACCGTCTTCTCAACTACGAGGGCAAATGCAGGCACCTGCACGGCCACAATGGCCGGGTCCTCATCGAGCTGGAGGCCGAGCAGCTCGACTCCCGCGGCATGGTCGTGGACTTCGGCGATATCAAACGCACGCTTCAAGCCTGGATCGACGAAAACCTCGACCACAAGATCCTCCTCAATAAGGAAGACCCGATCATCCCGCATCTGCGGGAACTCAACGAGGCCTTCTTCACCATGAACGAAAATCCCACGGCCGAGGCCATCTCGCGCCTCATTTTTGAATACGCCGTGTCCCAAGGCCTCAATGTAATTCAGGTCACGCTCTGGGAAACGCCCACCTCCTACGCCAGCTTCTGCCCTGCCGGCCAAGGCGCATGGAGGCCTGAATGACTCAGCGGGAACGCTGGGCCAGCCGCCCCGCCTTTATCATGGCGGCCATCGGCAGCGCTATCGGTCTGGGCAATGTATGGCGATTTCCCTATGTCGCCTATTCCAACGGCGGCGGCGCCTTTCTCATCCCCTACTTTGTTGCGCTATTCACTGCCGGCATCCCGCTCTTGGTTTTGGAGTTCGGCCTCGGACAAATGATGCAAGGCTCTTCACCCAAGTCCCTGGCCAAGATTCATCGCAAATGGGAGTGGGTGGGCTGGTGGGCCCTGATGGTCGGATCCATGATTGCGTTCTATTACTGCGTCGTCCTGGGCTACTGCTGGAATTATCTGTATCACAGCTTCACGCTCGCCTGGGGCCAAACACCCGCCGAAGCAAGAGACTTTTTCTTCAACCAATTCCTGCAAATCACCGGTGACCCCGGCACCATCGGCGGCATTCGCTGGCCCATTTTAATCGGCCTGGCCCTGGCTTGGATGGCCAATTACTGGGTCATCGTCAATGGCGTCAAACGCATCGGCCAAGTTGTGATGTGGATGGTGCCGGTCCCGATTATCTTTTTGATTATCCTTTTTGTGCGAGCCATGACCCTGCCCGGCGCAATGGACGGCATCGCCTATTACCTCACACCGGATTTCAGCCAGCTTCTCAATGGCCGTGTCTGGCTGGCCGCGTATTCACAAATCTTTTTCTCATTGAGCCTGGGCTTCGGCATTCTCATGGCTTACGCCAGCCATTTGCCCCGCGATGCGGAAATCACAAATAACGCCTTTATTACCGCCCTGGCCAATTGCGGGTTTAGTTTCTTTGCCGGCTTTGTGGTTTTCAGCACCTTGGGATTTTTGGCGCACGCCACAGGCGCCCCGGTTGAATCGGTAATCGACAAGGGCCCGGGACTGGCCTTTGTGATTTACCCGGCCGCCATCTCCCAACTCCCGTTTTGGTCCCAACTCTTCGGCGTATTGTTCTTCGTGACGCTGCTCTTCCTGGGCATCGACTCGGCGTTTTCGATTGTGGAGGCCATTGTCACGGGCCTGAACGACAAGTGGGATATCCCCCGCCCGCTCATCACCAAAGCTTTTTGCTTGCTGGGTTTTTTGGCGGGCATTCCGTTTTGCACACGCGCAGGGCTCTACTGGTTGGATATTGTCGACAACTGGATGAGTAACTTCGGCCTTGCCGCAGTGGGCTTTGCGGAATGCGTGATCGTTGGATGGATGTGGAATACCCGAAAACTCACCCACCACCTGGACAAGGTTTCGGAAATTCCCGCAGGCCACGGCTGGGAATTTTGCGTCAGGGTCATCACTCCAGCGGTACTGGGGATCACCTTGGTCATGAGCCTCATCGAAGAATTTAAACGCCCCTACGAAAACTATCCTATCTGGGCGCTCTTTATGGGAGGTTGGTGCGTGACCGTGGCCGTGGCGATTTTCGGCATGTTGGTTGCCCGCATTAAGCCGGTCAAAACCTTTGTCGATAATCCGGAGGACAATGTGTCATGAACGCCTCCGCCATTGTCATGCTCTTAGTCGGTTGTACCGTGCTTTACGGCGGACTCGCCTTGTGCGTCGGGATCGCGTTGGAACACGAAGCTCTCAAGAAGCGTGCTTCCCGCAGAAAACACTAATTCGCTCAAACAAGTCTACTCTGCCCGGACGCATGCGCATCTTTGAGCCGCAGGTAGACTTTCACCCCGTCCAGGATCATGGCCTGCTGTTCCTCGCTGAGCTTTCGCGACAAGCGTGCGGGAACGCCCACCACCAGTGAACCCGGCAACACCTCCTGGCCTTCCTTAATCAGGGCGCCTGCCCCCACCACACTCCCCTTGCCGATCCGGGCGTGCGAAAGCACTGTGGCCCCGATCCCGATGAGCACCTGGTCTTCCACAACAGCCCCGTGCACCGTGGCGGAGTGGCCGACAATCACGTTATCCCCTAATATACAGGGCGCATCTCTATCCACATGCAGCACAGCCCCGTCCTGGACATTGGTGTTCTCGCCGATCGTAATGGCATTGAGGTCCGCGCGCAGAACCGCGTTGTACCAAATACTGGCGTTCTTCTTGAGCGTCACATCGCCGACAACTCGCGCGCCCGGCGCAATAAATACACCTTCCCCTATTACAGGTGTCTTGTCTTTGTATGTCAGAATTTGATCAATTTCAGTCATTAGGTATACCGATGCTCCTGTCGAAATTGTCTCACTTCCTCTGTCACGCGCTCATCAAAGTCAATCCGTCCTAAATCCCCGACCATGCACTTGATGGAGCCGCCACCCTTTTCCATAAACTCACTCACATTCACGCGTACGGGTTCCACGCCCTTTGCCTTGATGCGATCCAGGACTTCGGGACTCGCTGTATGAGGCAAAAAGAGCTTGTATCCGGAGTCTGTGCGCGCGCCGTAACAATTCGCTACAAACTTTCCGCCGTCTGGATCTGAAAGGGCGATAATCCGGTCGCCAAGCCGGTTTTTTAACATCGCCACAGAGTCCCGGGAAAGGGCCGACTCGTAGAGCAAAAGCCATTGGCGCCGGGGCCCAAAGGAACAGGCTACGGTATCTCCGTGGTAGTGCGCCTCGTTGACCAGGGTCAAACTCAGGATGCGCGTGCCCGGCCCCACAATCTCTTGCAAGCGGTGCAAATTGCGGGCATCGCTCCGGAATCCGTACACCCTTCGCACAAAAGGCGCTTGGGATTGGAGGGCCCAATGCTGGTCGATCACCGGGCCATGAAAAAATAGAAAGTCCTCGCCGCACGGAAAGAAATCAGCCTCCCCCTCAAAACGATACGGCATATTGGCTGCTCCAAAACCCATGCCCCGGACAAAACGCCAGTAATACCGCCACTCTCGCGCCCGGTGCGGAACCAGATTACTCAAATAAAAGGTCTTCTCGCTTGCGGGAATCTCTTCATCAGCCCGGTACAGAAAACCTCCGTTAGCCGGGTACACCATACCCGGCAATGCGGGATTTGGAGGAATCACAAACACGGCCACACCCGCATCGCGAAGAGTGCCGGCCAACTGCTGCCAATGCTTCAGCGAACGGCCCCGATCCACCCGCTTGCGTCGCCCCCAAGCGCTGCGCGTATGAGGATTGGCTCCCCCGCGAATTCGGAAATAGTGTGGGTCAGTCATCATGACCGCAGGACAGTACGACATCAGCGTATCAAACCGGGGTAAGACTCTCTATCCTTAGCAACACGTGAATCACTCAAAGACGCCACGGGATACACACACGTCCCCAGCACAGCGATCCCTGCCGGCGCATCATTTCCGCTGCGCTTGCGGCCGCCAAAGGGCAATTTCGGCGAGGCCTTGACCGTGGAATGATTCCAATTGATGACCCCGGCCTCCAGACGCCTAAACGCGTGCTCAAATTTTCGTTTGGACCGTGTGAAAACTGCGGCTGCCAAGCCGTAGTCCGTAGCATTTGCCAAAGCCAAGGCTTCATCCAAATCCTCGACAGCGTAGATCGCCATGTCCGGCACAAAGTGTTCCTCGTCACGATAGGCGCTCCCGGCTCCCTTGAGCCGTTGCTGGGCTAAATGCACAGAAGGCGTGCGGTAATAACCCCGCACACCTGCCTTGAAATTCTTTCCCTCGCGCAGCGGCTTAAAGCCTTCTTTACCCGCCCATGCGCACACCTGGCGGTGCCTCTCCACAGCCTGCGCATTAATCAAAGGCCCCATAAAGACTGAGGGGTCTGCCGGATCCCCCACCTGCATGCGGTCCACATTCTTGAGCAGGCGATGCACAAAAGGATCCACGACTTTGCGCTCCACTAAAATGCGGCTGCCGGAGGTACAGCGCTGACCCGCAGTAATAAAGGCGCCCACGCAGGCCTCGTAGGCCGCGATGGATAAAGAAGCGTCCGACAAAACGATCACCGGATTCTTGCCGCCCATCTCCAAACCCAAAAAAACCTCCGGCCGGTCCACCAGCGCGTGCCTCAACACCAGGCCCGTAGGCACCGAACCTGTGAAAAGCACCCCGCGGATCCCCGGATGCGCCACCAAAGCGCGCCCCACTTCCGCAGCGCCTTGCACCAGGTTAAAGACACCTTTGGGAAGCCTGGCGCTGTACCAGGCCTGCGCGAGCCACTGCCCAACAAAGGGCGCTTCTTCCGAAGGCTTGAACACCACGGTGTTGCCGGCCAAAAGCGCGGGCGCGATCTGGCCTGTGGCCAAATACGCGGGAAAGTTAAAAGGCCCCATCACAACCATCACGCCACGCGGCCTGTAGGCACACTGCCCGTTCACGCCCTTGCGCACAGCCACTTCATAGCCGTTCAGGGCGGTATTGGCGTGCTCCAAAGTGACGTCGATCTTGGACACCACCGCCGCCGCTTCCTGCCGGGCCTCCCACAGAGGCTTCCCCACCTCTCTACTAATAAGAACAGCGAGCTCTTCCCGGCCCCTGGACACTGCGCGGGCAAAATGCTTGAGCGCAGATACACGATGCTTGCGGGAAACATGAGACCACTGGGCAAAACTCTTCTGTGCCGCGCAAACCGCACGATCCGCGTGTTTGGGATCCGAACACCAAACACCCACGGGTTGGTCCAAGTTGCCCGGACTCTGGGAGACCTGACCCTGCTGATTGGGACGCGTGAACTTGCCGTCAATGTAATTACCGCGAAACGGAATCAAACCAGACATACCGCCACCTCGCCGCCTTCACTGATCTCCAGAATATCTGCAATAGGCTTCGGCAAGATGCAGCCTCCGCCCTTGGGCCTGCGCACTCTTGAAAAAACCGCCCGCACCTCCCCGCGCTTGGGCTCGGACATCACAATGGCCTCCGCGGATTTGGCCACAGACCCCGTACCGAGAAGTCTCAGGCTCTGTGTGTTTTGGATATAGCTAATATCCGCAGTCTGCACACCGTAGTGCGGGCCTGCATCAAAAGGACACACTTGGTTGAGAAATTCAAACCCCGCACGTTTCAAAATGCGCGAAGCAAGTTCCGCTCCCTCGCTCATCTTGCCGATCTCGCTGCGCGCCGCTTCACTCAGAAGTTCGGTATAGATCGGTTCCTTTGGAAAAAGCCCCATGATAAATTCACGATTGATGGCGCTCAAGCGATCCGCCTTCTCGTAGCTCATGCCCAAAAAGGGTTGAGCTACCTGCTCCCAAAAACTGTTCCGGCCGTTTTCCCAATGCCCCATAAATTCCACCAGCACACGCGAACGAAAACGATTCCGGTGGCCGGCCATATACGCAAAACGGGCCAGTGAGACCAAACACCCCACGCGGCGGCCCTTTCCGCGGTATGCAGGCAGCACCACAAGGCCTCCCAATTCCGTAGGACCGTTCAAGGTCCAGCGTAAGCGCCAACGCTCCCGCGCTCGATCAATGCCCAAGGTGCTGCTGCTCGCCTGGATTTCTTCACGGTCCAGGTATAGATGCGGCATGGTCTGCTTTCCGTGCTGCGCCACAATCAGCGCCGCTCCCGCGAGCTTTTGCGTTCCGATGTTCTCAGCCACAAACAAATAGCGCGCTCGCACCGGATCCTCGACGCGGCCCGCAAAGGATTTTTCGGATAGGGACAGGAGCTCGCGGATATACGTGCGATCGTTCGGGAGATTGTAGGAGTCCAGAGATTTTGCCAGTTTCATTACCTGGCTGAAGTCTTTGGGGCCTGCGTTGCGAATGAGGAACTTGTGGTTCACGGTGCTCCTTTGGAAGAGGGACGGACCTCGCAGAATTTCAGGGGACATATCTCTACAGGAGATGTGTCCCCTAGGTTCCTCGAGAACCGGCCCTGATTATTTTCTCATAGAATTGCGCAGCCTGATAAATCTGCTTTAGCCCGGTTCGTTCATTGGGCCGGTGGATATTTCCCGTAGACTTGCCGGGGCCGAACACTACAGCGGGAATTCTCCAGGCCTCCGCCAATATTCCGGCCTCCGTGCACGTCGGCTTGGTTGCCGGGGGTTCATCCAAATCCATCTCCCGCAACACGCGTTTTCCCGAACGCACAATAGACTCATTGGACGCTGTGCTCAAAGCCGGATTGTTCCGCTCTACCTTTAGCCTGAACCGGGCAGGCTTGAAGTACTCCTCCAATGACTGCTCCATTAATAAGAGGTAGTCCTCTGCTCTCTGGCCAGGCATGAGCCGGTGATCCAGGGTGAGAACAAGACGATGTCCGTTCACGCGAAGTCTGGTAGGGGTGATGCTCAGTTGGGGAGGATCGAACGCGCTGCTCACGCGGCGCTTCAGGCGCTTGGCGCGTGCTTCATAATCCCGCAACCAATCCATCAGATCCCGCAAAGGCAGCCCATGACTGCCTGCCTCGCCCAGGACCAGCTCACAGCGTTCCGGCACTTTGTTGGCAACGGTGCCGGCCTGCACTTCAAGCACTTCAGTCTGGGGTGAGCGGCCCCAAGTTTTTGTCAAGAACTCCAACGCCGCCACTAAGGCATTCTGCCCCAAATGCGGTGTGGCGCTGTGTGCGGTCTTACCCCGAAACACAATGCGCCGGCCTTTGCGCACTTTGGGCCGATGCCTGAGTTTGAGTTCCACTTCCACTACCAAATACCCTTTGTGCCGGGTGACCAATCGCAGTTCCGAGGGTTCGCCGACCCAAAGTTCTGCGGGCTTTTGCAATCCAGCCTTTTGCGCCAAAGCTTTGGCGCCCTGCAAACCGGTTTCCTCCGCGCAGGTGGCAAACATCGCGATGGGGCGTTTGAGTTCATTGGCATTGATCCGGGAGAACGCGGCGAGCTTGGCTGCTAAATCGGATTTTACATCCGCGACACCCAGGCCATAGAGATAGCGCCCCTTGATCACAGGGCTCCAAGGCCTGCCGCCGGTTGAGGTCCAGGCTTCTTTAGGTGTCGGCGGCACCGTGTCAGTGTGCGTCAGGAATCCCATGGGCCAGCGGCCCTCGCCCAAATACCCAATCACATTGAGATGCCGCTGCCCTGACAGACGCACGGGCTGGTAGCTGACTTCAAAGCCCAGGCTTTGCAAACAGTTCCCCACCCATAGGGCAAGGTCTTTGTTGGAACGGGAGCTGATCGTGTTGATTCGTATGAATTGGCTGGCGAGCTTGACAGGATCCAGCCCGGATATTGGAAGGGACTTTGAAGAGGCGCTCAACTTACCATTCTAGCTTTGACAGCACATCCAGGGTGCGCTCGATATTGTCTGTTTTGAGCACTAAGGATCCCTGGCCCTGGCCATCGGTGGCTGTGCAATAGGCGTATTGGATATTGATGTCCGCGTGGGCAAGGGCGCGCGCCACATGCGTGAGCGCGCCGGGCCGGTTAAAGAGATCCACGACCGCCACATCGTTTTCCGTGATGTAGAGCCCTTGGCGCTCCAGCAGAAGAACGGCCTTGATGTGCTGGTCCACTACCAGCCGGACTACAGCGTGGTCCACCGTATCGTGCACGGAAAGGGCGCTGATATTCATCTGACCTTCGGCGAGGATGCCGGTGATGCGGGCCATCAGACCGGGGCGGTTTTCGAGAAAAACGGAAATCTGCTTTGCAATGCGAATCATAGTTTAACCATTATACCCGGTGTCAGGCACTGGTGCCAGGCACCGGTGCCTGGCACCGCGCGAGCCACTCGCGGAACAGCCTCTGCGCCAAGGGTTTGAGTTGTGGGATGATCCGCGGAATCTGTTCGCGGATTGCTGCGGGGTCGACTCCGGCATAGAGCTCCAGCCACTCCAAGGCCATGGCCTCGGTCACTTCCAAATGGAATTGAAGAGCATAACTGTTGCGGCCATAGCGGAAAGCCTGGTTTGGAAACAGCCCGGAGCCGGCTAAACGCACAGCCCCCTGCGGAATCTCAAAGCCGTCGCCATGCCATTGGAAGGATTGGAGACATCCATCCGCGGCCACAGAATTCAGCAGCGGATCGGCTTTGCCCTCCTCACTAAGTTCGATGGAGTGAAAACCGATTTCCTTCATCTCCCCGGGACGCACCGCTGCCCCCAACGCAGAGGCCATCAGCTGGGCGCCCAAGCACACGCCTAATAGAGGAAGATCTGCCCGGAGCGCAGCAGCCAACCATTCCCGCAGCGGCCCCAAGTACGGATACTCATCCACTTCATCCACATTCATCGGCCCGCCTAAAACCACGGCGGCCTTCACCCCAGAACCCGGCAGAAATA
This region includes:
- a CDS encoding M20/M25/M40 family metallo-hydrolase, with protein sequence MSASSKSLPISGLDPVKLASQFIRINTISSRSNKDLALWVGNCLQSLGFEVSYQPVRLSGQRHLNVIGYLGEGRWPMGFLTHTDTVPPTPKEAWTSTGGRPWSPVIKGRYLYGLGVADVKSDLAAKLAAFSRINANELKRPIAMFATCAEETGLQGAKALAQKAGLQKPAELWVGEPSELRLVTRHKGYLVVEVELKLRHRPKVRKGRRIVFRGKTAHSATPHLGQNALVAALEFLTKTWGRSPQTEVLEVQAGTVANKVPERCELVLGEAGSHGLPLRDLMDWLRDYEARAKRLKRRVSSAFDPPQLSITPTRLRVNGHRLVLTLDHRLMPGQRAEDYLLLMEQSLEEYFKPARFRLKVERNNPALSTASNESIVRSGKRVLREMDLDEPPATKPTCTEAGILAEAWRIPAVVFGPGKSTGNIHRPNERTGLKQIYQAAQFYEKIIRAGSRGT
- a CDS encoding arginine N-succinyltransferase; its protein translation is MNHKFLIRNAGPKDFSQVMKLAKSLDSYNLPNDRTYIRELLSLSEKSFAGRVEDPVRARYLFVAENIGTQKLAGAALIVAQHGKQTMPHLYLDREEIQASSSTLGIDRARERWRLRWTLNGPTELGGLVVLPAYRGKGRRVGCLVSLARFAYMAGHRNRFRSRVLVEFMGHWENGRNSFWEQVAQPFLGMSYEKADRLSAINREFIMGLFPKEPIYTELLSEAARSEIGKMSEGAELASRILKRAGFEFLNQVCPFDAGPHYGVQTADISYIQNTQSLRLLGTGSVAKSAEAIVMSEPKRGEVRAVFSRVRRPKGGGCILPKPIADILEISEGGEVAVCLV
- a CDS encoding ACT domain-containing protein; translated protein: MIRIAKQISVFLENRPGLMARITGILAEGQMNISALSVHDTVDHAVVRLVVDQHIKAVLLLERQGLYITENDVAVVDLFNRPGALTHVARALAHADINIQYAYCTATDGQGQGSLVLKTDNIERTLDVLSKLEW
- a CDS encoding glutamine amidotransferase, which gives rise to FLPGSGVKAAVVLGGPMNVDEVDEYPYLGPLREWLAAALRADLPLLGVCLGAQLMASALGAAVRPGEMKEIGFHSIELSEEGKADPLLNSVAADGCLQSFQWHGDGFEIPQGAVRLAGSGLFPNQAFRYGRNSYALQFHLEVTEAMALEWLELYAGVDPAAIREQIPRIIPQLKPLAQRLFREWLARCQAPVPGTSA